A section of the Labrus mixtus chromosome 15, fLabMix1.1, whole genome shotgun sequence genome encodes:
- the amt gene encoding aminomethyltransferase, mitochondrial isoform X2, protein MMWARLLVQTGGSGLALRASRDGLLRVSGAACAGKRQQRPASSAEAAVQKTTLFDFHKEQGGKMVEFAGWSMPVQYKDSHIISHMHTREHCSIFDVSHMLQTKVHGKDRVKFMESLVVADIAELKDNQGTLTLFTNEKGGIMDDLIVTKTDQGYLYVVSNAGCADKDSAHMKARLAEYKAAGYNVDLEFLDEALIALQGPSMAQVLQQGLKEDLSKLTFMTSALATVFGVPGCRVTRCGYTGEDGVEISVPRLRVVELTEKLLANSEVKLAGLGARDSLRLEAGLCLYGNDIDETTTPVEATLVWTIGEIRVFITKYLDYFFEPDWVLKKAICEKMRS, encoded by the exons ATGATGTGGGCTCGGTTGCTGGTTCAGACCGGGGGTTCGGGGCTCGCGTTGCGGGCTTCCAGGGATGGTTTACTGCGGGTGTCAGGAGCTGCATGTGCGGGGAAGAGGCAGCAGAGACCGGCTTCGAGTGCAGAG GCCGCCGTGCAGAAGACCACGCTGTTTGACTTCCACAAGGAGCAGGGGGGAAAGATGGTGGAGTTTGCAGGCTGGAGTATGCCTGTTCAGTACAAAGACAGCCACATcatctcacacatgcacaccagaGAGCACTGCTCCATCTTTGATGTCAGCCATATGCTgcag ACCAAAGTCCATGGCAAAGACAGGGTGAAGTTCATGGAGTCTCTAGTAGTTGCAGATATTGCTGAACTCAAAGACAACCAG GGAACCTTGACCCTCTTCACCAACGAGAAAGGAGGAATAATGGATGACCTCATAGTGACAAAGACAGACCAGGGCTACCTCTATGTTGTCTCTAACGCAGGCTGTGCTGACAAGGACTCTGCTCATATGAAG GCCAGACTGGCAGAGTACAAAGCAGCAGGTTATAATGTTGATCTGGAGTTCCTCGATGAAGCACTAATTGCTCTGCAGG GTCCATCCATGGCTCAGGTTCTCCAGCAGGGGCTGAAGGAGGACCTCAGTAAGCTGACCTTCATGACCTCCGCCTTGGCCACTGTGTTTGGTGTTCCTGGCTGCAGGGTCACCCGCTGTGGATACACCGGAGAGGATGGGGTCGAG ATCTCTGTCCCTCGGCTCAGAGTGGTGGAGCTGACGGAGAAGCTGCTGGCAAACAGTGAGGTGAAGCTGGCCGGTCTGGGTGCCAGGGACAGTCTGCGGCTGGAGGCGGGGCTTTGTCTCTATGGAAATGACATAGATGAGACCACCACGCCTGTGGAGGCCACCCTCGTCTGGACCATTGGTGAGATCAGAGTGTTCATTACAAAgtatttagattatttttttgaaccagaTTGG GTTTTGAAGAAGGCCATTTGTGAAAAGATGAGGTCATGA
- the amt gene encoding aminomethyltransferase, mitochondrial isoform X1, whose translation MMWARLLVQTGGSGLALRASRDGLLRVSGAACAGKRQQRPASSAEAAVQKTTLFDFHKEQGGKMVEFAGWSMPVQYKDSHIISHMHTREHCSIFDVSHMLQTKVHGKDRVKFMESLVVADIAELKDNQGTLTLFTNEKGGIMDDLIVTKTDQGYLYVVSNAGCADKDSAHMKARLAEYKAAGYNVDLEFLDEALIALQGPSMAQVLQQGLKEDLSKLTFMTSALATVFGVPGCRVTRCGYTGEDGVEISVPRLRVVELTEKLLANSEVKLAGLGARDSLRLEAGLCLYGNDIDETTTPVEATLVWTIGKRRRQNKDFPGADIIVPQIKAKTARKRVGLVSTGPPVRQHTPILSSDGKVIGEVTSGCPSPCLKKNVAMGYVDAAFAKNGTAIQVEVRKKAVPATVSKMPFVPTNYYSA comes from the exons ATGATGTGGGCTCGGTTGCTGGTTCAGACCGGGGGTTCGGGGCTCGCGTTGCGGGCTTCCAGGGATGGTTTACTGCGGGTGTCAGGAGCTGCATGTGCGGGGAAGAGGCAGCAGAGACCGGCTTCGAGTGCAGAG GCCGCCGTGCAGAAGACCACGCTGTTTGACTTCCACAAGGAGCAGGGGGGAAAGATGGTGGAGTTTGCAGGCTGGAGTATGCCTGTTCAGTACAAAGACAGCCACATcatctcacacatgcacaccagaGAGCACTGCTCCATCTTTGATGTCAGCCATATGCTgcag ACCAAAGTCCATGGCAAAGACAGGGTGAAGTTCATGGAGTCTCTAGTAGTTGCAGATATTGCTGAACTCAAAGACAACCAG GGAACCTTGACCCTCTTCACCAACGAGAAAGGAGGAATAATGGATGACCTCATAGTGACAAAGACAGACCAGGGCTACCTCTATGTTGTCTCTAACGCAGGCTGTGCTGACAAGGACTCTGCTCATATGAAG GCCAGACTGGCAGAGTACAAAGCAGCAGGTTATAATGTTGATCTGGAGTTCCTCGATGAAGCACTAATTGCTCTGCAGG GTCCATCCATGGCTCAGGTTCTCCAGCAGGGGCTGAAGGAGGACCTCAGTAAGCTGACCTTCATGACCTCCGCCTTGGCCACTGTGTTTGGTGTTCCTGGCTGCAGGGTCACCCGCTGTGGATACACCGGAGAGGATGGGGTCGAG ATCTCTGTCCCTCGGCTCAGAGTGGTGGAGCTGACGGAGAAGCTGCTGGCAAACAGTGAGGTGAAGCTGGCCGGTCTGGGTGCCAGGGACAGTCTGCGGCTGGAGGCGGGGCTTTGTCTCTATGGAAATGACATAGATGAGACCACCACGCCTGTGGAGGCCACCCTCGTCTGGACCATTG GAAAGCGCCGGCGTCAAAACAAGGACTTCCCCGGTGCTGACATCATCGTACCTCAAATCAAAGCCAAAACAGCCAGGAAGAGAGTGGGCCTGGTGTCTACCGGCCCTCCTGTCAGACAACATACACCCATCCTCAGCTCTGACGGAAAGGTTATAG GTGAGGTGACGAGCGGCTGCCCCTCTCCCTGCCTCAAAAAGAATGTTGCCATGGGTTACGTGGATGCAGCATTCGCTAAGAATGGAACAGCCATCCAGGTGGAGGTCCGGAAAAAGGCAGTGCCCGCCACCGTCAGCAAGATGCCCTTTGTCCCCACCAACTACTATTCTGCATAA
- the ifrd2 gene encoding interferon-related developmental regulator 2 isoform X2, whose product MPRSKKGKRGSGKPGVRNGVKGEMGASDDELTSDVLSHYSSNSETASVMDEGTGGEQVDEQTAQEETEDKLKQCIDNLMDKSSKTRLAGLESLRQVFSSRLLYDFLTERRLTVSDCLERSLKKGSGEEQAAAATVFTLLCIQLGGGDEAEEGFKMLRPILTAILIDNSASIAARQSCARALGMCCYVSTAEEGEDLVKSLALLESVFMASYPNREGVLPTPKPGSPGLHCAALQAWSLLVTLCPASRLTVLLDLHLPKLQACLQSSDVNYRIAVGETIALLVELGRDIEENFEVEDSDSLCECLKSLATDGNKHRAKNDRRKQRSIFREVLHYIENEDFTEERIRFGVESVYIDSWMRRRIYDAFKEIQESGVSHHLQFNPLLRDIFGLGPPLILDAAVKANKISRFEKHLFNSAAFKARTKQRAKVRDKRADVM is encoded by the exons atgccTCGGAGTAAAAAAGGGAAACGTGGCTCCGGCAAGCCGG gTGTTAGAAATGGGGTGAAGGGAGAGATGGGTGCCAGCGATGATGAGCTGACGTCTGATGTTCTCAGCCACTACAGCAGTAACAGTGAAACCGCCTCAGTAATGGATGAAGGAACAG GAGGCGAGCAGGTGGATGAGCAGACTGCCCAGGAGGAAACAGAAGACAAACTCAAGCAGTGTATAGACAACCTGATGGACAAGAG ctctaaGACACGCCTAGCAGGTCTCGAGTCATTGCGGCAGGTCTTTTCCTCAAGACTACTGTACGACTTCCTGACAGAACGACGCCTCACTGTCAGCGACTGCCTGGAAAGGAGCCTTAAAAAAG gGAGTGGTGAAGAGCAGGCAGCGGCTGCCACAGTCTTCACCCTGCTCTGTATCCAGCTGGGGGGTGGAGATGAGGCAGAGGAGGGCTTCAAGATGCTTCGCCCCATCCTCACCGCCATTCTTATTGACAACAGTGCCAGCATAGCAGCCCGTCAGAGT TGTGCCAGAGCTTTGGGGATGTGCTGTTACGTGTCTACTGCTGAAGAAGGAGAG GATTTGGTCAAGTCTTTGGCCCTTCTGGAGAGCGTGTTCATGGCTTCCTACCCCAACAGAGAGGGAGTGCTGCCCACACCCAAACCCGGCAGTCCAGGCCTCCACTGTGCCGCCCTGCAGGCCTGGTCACTGCTGGTCACACTCTGTCCTGCATCTCGACTGACTGTGTTACTAGACCT TCACCTCCCGAAACTGCAGGCGTGTCTGCAGAGCAGCGACGTCAACTACAGGATAGCTGTGGGAGAGACCATTGCTCTGCTGGTGGAGCTGGGACGAGATATAGAAGAG AACTTTGAGGTGGAGGACAGCGATAGTCTGTGTGAATGTCTGAAGAGTTTAGCAACAGacggaaacaaacacagagctaagaACGACAGACGGAAACAAAGGTCCATCTTCAGAGAAGTGCTCCATTACATTGAG AACGAAGACTTCACAGAGGAGAGGATCAGGTTTGGAGTTGAGAGTGTTTACATTGACAGCTGGATGAGGAGAAGAATTTATGATGCCTTCAAAGAGATCCAGGAATCTGGAGTCAGTCACCACTTACAG TTTAACCCACTACTTAGAGACATCTTTGGACTGGGCCCTCCCCTCATTCTGGATGCTGCTGTCAAAGCCAATAAGATCTCTAGATTTGAGAAG CATCTTTTCAACTCTGCTGCCTTCAAGGCCAGGACGAAACAGAGGGCCAAAGTCCGGGACAAAAGGGCTGACGTCATGTAA
- the ifrd2 gene encoding interferon-related developmental regulator 2 isoform X1 — protein sequence MPRSKKGKRGSGKPGSLRQEVLQLQLSTKASLKGVRNGVKGEMGASDDELTSDVLSHYSSNSETASVMDEGTGGEQVDEQTAQEETEDKLKQCIDNLMDKSSKTRLAGLESLRQVFSSRLLYDFLTERRLTVSDCLERSLKKGSGEEQAAAATVFTLLCIQLGGGDEAEEGFKMLRPILTAILIDNSASIAARQSCARALGMCCYVSTAEEGEDLVKSLALLESVFMASYPNREGVLPTPKPGSPGLHCAALQAWSLLVTLCPASRLTVLLDLHLPKLQACLQSSDVNYRIAVGETIALLVELGRDIEENFEVEDSDSLCECLKSLATDGNKHRAKNDRRKQRSIFREVLHYIENEDFTEERIRFGVESVYIDSWMRRRIYDAFKEIQESGVSHHLQFNPLLRDIFGLGPPLILDAAVKANKISRFEKHLFNSAAFKARTKQRAKVRDKRADVM from the exons atgccTCGGAGTAAAAAAGGGAAACGTGGCTCCGGCAAGCCGG GCTCTCTTCGTCAGGAGGttcttcagctgcagctgtCGACTAAAGCGTCACTGAAAG gTGTTAGAAATGGGGTGAAGGGAGAGATGGGTGCCAGCGATGATGAGCTGACGTCTGATGTTCTCAGCCACTACAGCAGTAACAGTGAAACCGCCTCAGTAATGGATGAAGGAACAG GAGGCGAGCAGGTGGATGAGCAGACTGCCCAGGAGGAAACAGAAGACAAACTCAAGCAGTGTATAGACAACCTGATGGACAAGAG ctctaaGACACGCCTAGCAGGTCTCGAGTCATTGCGGCAGGTCTTTTCCTCAAGACTACTGTACGACTTCCTGACAGAACGACGCCTCACTGTCAGCGACTGCCTGGAAAGGAGCCTTAAAAAAG gGAGTGGTGAAGAGCAGGCAGCGGCTGCCACAGTCTTCACCCTGCTCTGTATCCAGCTGGGGGGTGGAGATGAGGCAGAGGAGGGCTTCAAGATGCTTCGCCCCATCCTCACCGCCATTCTTATTGACAACAGTGCCAGCATAGCAGCCCGTCAGAGT TGTGCCAGAGCTTTGGGGATGTGCTGTTACGTGTCTACTGCTGAAGAAGGAGAG GATTTGGTCAAGTCTTTGGCCCTTCTGGAGAGCGTGTTCATGGCTTCCTACCCCAACAGAGAGGGAGTGCTGCCCACACCCAAACCCGGCAGTCCAGGCCTCCACTGTGCCGCCCTGCAGGCCTGGTCACTGCTGGTCACACTCTGTCCTGCATCTCGACTGACTGTGTTACTAGACCT TCACCTCCCGAAACTGCAGGCGTGTCTGCAGAGCAGCGACGTCAACTACAGGATAGCTGTGGGAGAGACCATTGCTCTGCTGGTGGAGCTGGGACGAGATATAGAAGAG AACTTTGAGGTGGAGGACAGCGATAGTCTGTGTGAATGTCTGAAGAGTTTAGCAACAGacggaaacaaacacagagctaagaACGACAGACGGAAACAAAGGTCCATCTTCAGAGAAGTGCTCCATTACATTGAG AACGAAGACTTCACAGAGGAGAGGATCAGGTTTGGAGTTGAGAGTGTTTACATTGACAGCTGGATGAGGAGAAGAATTTATGATGCCTTCAAAGAGATCCAGGAATCTGGAGTCAGTCACCACTTACAG TTTAACCCACTACTTAGAGACATCTTTGGACTGGGCCCTCCCCTCATTCTGGATGCTGCTGTCAAAGCCAATAAGATCTCTAGATTTGAGAAG CATCTTTTCAACTCTGCTGCCTTCAAGGCCAGGACGAAACAGAGGGCCAAAGTCCGGGACAAAAGGGCTGACGTCATGTAA